One stretch of Caldinitratiruptor microaerophilus DNA includes these proteins:
- a CDS encoding ECF transporter S component, whose translation MKPRDVGLAILLTALALVIPLAFTFLRVVIPPFTATLASHVPSMLAVFISPAVAVLVGVGSTLGFLVATGPVVAARAATHIVWGYMSAVLYRRGWPAWAALLAAVVPHALGEALVVVPFGYDLYRAGVVVGVGTLLHHLVDMGITLAVVALLRQARIPLTDGRP comes from the coding sequence ATGAAACCTCGGGACGTGGGTCTGGCCATCCTCCTGACGGCCCTGGCCCTGGTGATTCCCCTGGCCTTCACGTTCCTGCGGGTCGTGATCCCGCCCTTCACGGCCACCCTGGCCTCCCACGTGCCGAGCATGCTGGCCGTGTTCATCAGCCCGGCGGTGGCCGTGCTCGTGGGGGTCGGGTCGACCCTCGGCTTCCTCGTGGCCACCGGACCCGTGGTCGCCGCCCGGGCCGCCACCCACATCGTCTGGGGGTACATGAGCGCGGTCCTCTACCGCCGCGGCTGGCCCGCCTGGGCGGCCCTCCTCGCGGCGGTGGTTCCGCACGCGCTGGGCGAGGCGCTCGTCGTGGTCCCGTTCGGATACGACCTGTACCGCGCGGGCGTGGTCGTGGGAGTGGGGACCCTGCTCCACCACCTCGTCGACATGGGGATCACGCTCGCGGTCGTGGCCCTGCTGCGGCAGGCGCGGATCCCGCTCACGGACGGCCGCCCGTAG
- a CDS encoding energy-coupling factor transporter transmembrane component T family protein: MTAPVFGAYVPASSPVHRLDPRSKLLAAAILIAVALVVRSWYGLGLLALATAAAAAVGRLPPGYLLRGLRPVLVFAAFTFAFQLVLTTGGAELARLGPVRVTGDGVAEGLRMTLRLLLVVVTVLLVTLTTRADELAEGVERLLAPLRLVGANPYEVAIVTTGALRFVPTLLEQAEKVRRAQMARGVDFETGTLVARVRRLFPLLVPLVISSLRRAEELGLAMEARGYRGGAGRVPRRRSRMGPADLVALAATLLAAALALLAGP, from the coding sequence ATGACGGCACCGGTCTTCGGCGCTTACGTGCCGGCGTCCTCGCCCGTGCACCGGCTCGACCCGCGGAGCAAGCTGCTGGCGGCAGCGATTCTCATCGCCGTGGCCCTGGTCGTGCGCTCGTGGTACGGGCTGGGCCTCCTGGCGCTCGCCACCGCCGCGGCCGCCGCCGTGGGCCGGCTTCCCCCCGGCTACCTGCTGCGGGGTCTGCGGCCGGTCCTCGTCTTCGCAGCCTTCACGTTCGCCTTCCAGCTCGTGTTAACGACCGGCGGGGCCGAACTGGCCCGCCTGGGGCCGGTGCGGGTCACGGGAGACGGGGTCGCGGAGGGGCTGCGCATGACCCTGCGCCTGCTCCTGGTGGTGGTGACGGTCTTGCTGGTCACCCTCACCACCCGGGCGGACGAGCTCGCCGAGGGGGTGGAGCGCCTCCTGGCTCCCCTCCGGCTCGTCGGGGCCAACCCGTACGAGGTGGCCATCGTCACCACCGGCGCCCTGCGCTTCGTGCCCACCCTGCTCGAGCAGGCGGAGAAGGTCCGCCGGGCCCAGATGGCCCGGGGGGTGGACTTCGAGACGGGGACGCTCGTCGCCCGCGTGCGGCGTCTCTTCCCCCTTCTGGTGCCCCTCGTGATCTCGAGCCTGCGGCGCGCGGAGGAGCTGGGCCTGGCCATGGAAGCCCGGGGGTACCGCGGCGGCGCCGGGAGGGTCCCGCGCCGGCGAAGCCGCATGGGACCCGCCGACCTCGTGGCCCTGGCCGCGACGCTCCTCGCCGCCGCCCTTGCCCTCCTGGCGGGGCCCTGA
- a CDS encoding DUF1028 domain-containing protein → MSRPQPLIGTFSIVARDPATGELGVAVQSRFLAVGAVVPWARAGVGAVATQARANVRFGPEGLGLLAQGLAAAEVLNRLIQADPERDHRQVAIVDARGTAAAWTGPGCLPWAGHHVGDSYACQGNILAGPDVVPAMARAFESAGGHLADRLLAALEAGQAAGGDSRGMQAAALLVVRENGGYLGGDRLVDLRVDDHPQPIAELRRLLELSRQTFLTPTPPERWLLDSPEKIQVLQSLLREVGVFDGAVSGELTYNTRGALAAWCQEHGLPRHDPSGAWVPGETIYALREAVLRLRRSGPADPAR, encoded by the coding sequence TTGTCAAGGCCTCAGCCCTTGATCGGAACCTTCTCGATCGTCGCCCGCGACCCGGCGACCGGCGAGCTCGGTGTCGCGGTCCAGTCCCGGTTCCTCGCCGTCGGCGCCGTCGTGCCCTGGGCCCGCGCCGGGGTGGGAGCCGTCGCCACCCAGGCCCGGGCGAACGTCCGCTTCGGCCCGGAGGGGCTCGGTCTCCTCGCCCAGGGGCTTGCCGCCGCCGAGGTCCTGAACCGGCTCATCCAGGCCGACCCCGAGCGGGACCACCGGCAGGTGGCAATCGTCGACGCCCGGGGCACGGCCGCCGCCTGGACAGGGCCCGGGTGCCTGCCCTGGGCGGGACACCACGTCGGCGACAGCTACGCCTGCCAGGGCAACATCCTCGCCGGACCGGACGTCGTGCCGGCGATGGCCCGCGCGTTCGAGTCGGCAGGCGGCCACCTCGCCGACCGCCTGCTGGCCGCCCTGGAGGCAGGTCAGGCGGCCGGCGGCGACAGCCGCGGGATGCAGGCGGCGGCCCTCCTGGTGGTGCGCGAGAACGGCGGCTACCTGGGCGGCGACCGGCTCGTCGACCTCCGGGTCGACGACCACCCCCAGCCGATCGCCGAACTGCGCCGCCTCCTCGAGCTGAGCCGCCAGACCTTCCTGACGCCGACCCCGCCGGAGCGCTGGCTCCTCGACAGCCCCGAGAAGATCCAGGTGCTGCAGTCGCTCCTGCGCGAGGTCGGCGTCTTCGACGGGGCGGTGAGCGGCGAGCTCACGTACAACACCCGGGGTGCGCTGGCCGCCTGGTGCCAGGAGCACGGCCTGCCCAGGCACGACCCCTCGGGGGCGTGGGTACCCGGGGAGACCATCTACGCCCTCCGGGAGGCGGTGCTGCGCCTGCGGCGATCGGGCCCGGCGGACCCGGCCCGGTAG
- the dusB gene encoding tRNA dihydrouridine synthase DusB, whose translation MLPAELVIGRLRIEPPIALAPMAGVTSWPFRLLCKEQGCGVVVTEFVNDNAILHGNPRTLEMLTLVDEERPAGVQIFGHDPETMARAAVRAAEYARPDFIDINMGCPAPKITRGRGGSSLLREPDTAEAIVRAVVRAVSPLPVTVKMRIGWDRQSIVAVDLARRLEDAGAAAITVHGRTREQQYSGRADWDVIAAVARSVRIPVIGNGDISTPQEAAARLRDAGVAGVAIGRGALGNPWIFRRTAHYLRTGELLPEPTPEERIRMALRHLELMVAYKGEYLGVREMRKHGAWYLHGLPGAAAARAAVVRAETAGEMRAVLLGVLERAPAGAPAGAMPPAGEPVGRHGLPAAGCRIG comes from the coding sequence GTGCTGCCCGCGGAGCTGGTCATCGGGCGGCTGCGGATCGAGCCGCCGATCGCCCTGGCGCCCATGGCGGGGGTGACGTCCTGGCCGTTCCGGCTGCTGTGCAAGGAGCAGGGTTGCGGCGTGGTGGTGACCGAGTTCGTCAACGACAACGCCATCCTCCACGGCAACCCCCGCACCCTGGAGATGCTGACCCTTGTGGACGAGGAGCGGCCAGCCGGGGTCCAGATCTTCGGCCACGACCCGGAGACCATGGCCCGGGCCGCCGTGCGGGCCGCCGAGTACGCCCGTCCGGACTTCATCGACATCAACATGGGCTGCCCGGCCCCCAAGATCACCCGCGGACGCGGCGGATCCTCCCTCCTGCGGGAGCCGGACACGGCCGAGGCCATCGTCCGGGCCGTCGTGCGGGCGGTCTCGCCTCTCCCCGTCACCGTGAAGATGCGGATCGGCTGGGACCGTCAGAGCATCGTCGCGGTCGACCTCGCCCGGCGCCTGGAGGACGCCGGTGCGGCGGCCATCACGGTGCACGGTCGCACCCGGGAGCAGCAGTACAGCGGCCGGGCCGACTGGGACGTGATCGCCGCCGTCGCCCGGTCGGTGCGGATCCCGGTCATCGGCAACGGCGACATCTCGACGCCCCAGGAGGCGGCGGCCCGCCTTCGCGACGCCGGCGTGGCCGGCGTGGCGATCGGCCGCGGGGCGCTCGGCAATCCCTGGATCTTCCGCCGCACGGCCCATTACCTGCGCACCGGCGAGCTCCTGCCCGAGCCGACCCCGGAGGAGCGGATCCGCATGGCCCTCCGGCACCTCGAGCTCATGGTGGCGTACAAGGGCGAGTACCTGGGGGTGCGGGAGATGCGCAAGCACGGCGCCTGGTACCTGCATGGCCTGCCCGGCGCCGCCGCGGCCCGGGCGGCCGTCGTGCGGGCGGAGACGGCGGGGGAGATGCGGGCCGTGCTGCTGGGCGTGCTGGAACGCGCCCCGGCAGGGGCGCCGGCCGGCGCGATGCCGCCGGCCGGCGAGCCGGTTGGCCGTCACGGACTCCCTGCGGCCGGGTGCCGGATCGGCTAG